The proteins below are encoded in one region of Micromonospora sp. DSM 45708:
- the rpsA gene encoding 30S ribosomal protein S1 — MPAVTTHPTGATAHMTSSIEATSSANKVTHDDLGSEEAFLAAIDETIKYFNDGDIVEGTVVKVDRDEVLLDIGYKTEGVIPSRELSIKHDVDPAEVVSVGDHIEALVLQKEDKEGRLILSKKRAQYERAWGTIEKIKDEDGVVRGSVIEVVKGGLILDIGLRGFLPASLVEMRRVRDLQPYVGRELEAKIIELDKNRNNVVLSRRAWLEQTQSEVRTEFLNKLQKGQVRKGVVSSIVNFGAFVDLGGVDGLVHVSELSWKHIDHPSEVVEVGQEVEVEVLDVDLDRERVSLSLKATQEDPWRQFARTHAIQQIVPGKVTKLVPFGAFVRVDDGIEGLVHISELAERHVEIPEQVVQVGSEVMVKVIDIDLERRRISLSLKQANEGFVEGEEHFDPTLYGMAATYDNEGNYIYPEGFDPETGEWLEGYDKQRETWENQYAEARQRWEAHTKQVQTSRAADAEAAANPAPPASATTTSTSSAPSRQAEEPAGTLATDEALAALREKLAGGK; from the coding sequence ATGCCCGCTGTGACAACCCATCCGACCGGAGCAACCGCCCACATGACGAGCAGCATCGAGGCCACCTCGAGCGCCAACAAGGTCACGCACGACGATCTCGGCTCTGAGGAAGCATTCCTCGCCGCTATCGACGAGACCATCAAGTACTTCAACGACGGCGACATTGTCGAAGGCACCGTCGTCAAGGTCGATCGGGACGAGGTCCTGCTCGACATCGGCTACAAGACCGAGGGCGTGATCCCCTCTCGGGAGTTGTCGATCAAGCACGACGTGGACCCGGCCGAGGTTGTTTCGGTCGGCGACCACATCGAGGCCCTCGTCCTCCAGAAGGAGGACAAGGAGGGTCGGCTGATCCTCTCCAAGAAGCGGGCGCAGTACGAGCGGGCCTGGGGCACGATCGAGAAGATCAAGGACGAGGACGGTGTCGTCCGCGGCTCGGTCATCGAGGTCGTCAAGGGTGGTCTCATCCTCGACATCGGCCTGCGTGGCTTCCTGCCCGCGTCGCTGGTCGAGATGCGGCGGGTGCGTGACCTCCAGCCGTACGTCGGCCGCGAGCTCGAAGCCAAGATCATCGAGCTGGACAAGAACCGCAACAACGTGGTCCTGTCCCGCCGGGCCTGGCTGGAGCAGACGCAGTCCGAGGTGCGCACCGAGTTCCTCAACAAGCTCCAGAAGGGGCAGGTCCGCAAGGGCGTCGTCTCCTCGATCGTCAACTTCGGCGCGTTCGTCGACCTGGGCGGCGTGGACGGCCTCGTGCACGTCTCCGAGCTGTCCTGGAAGCACATCGACCACCCGTCCGAGGTCGTCGAGGTTGGCCAGGAGGTCGAGGTCGAGGTCCTGGACGTCGACCTGGACCGCGAGCGGGTCTCGCTGTCGCTGAAGGCGACCCAGGAGGACCCGTGGCGTCAGTTCGCCCGCACCCACGCGATCCAGCAGATCGTGCCGGGTAAGGTCACCAAGCTGGTGCCGTTCGGCGCGTTCGTCCGGGTGGACGACGGCATCGAGGGCCTGGTCCACATCTCCGAGCTGGCCGAGCGCCACGTGGAGATCCCGGAGCAGGTCGTGCAGGTCGGCTCCGAGGTCATGGTCAAGGTCATCGACATCGACCTGGAGCGCCGCCGGATCTCGCTGTCGCTCAAGCAGGCCAACGAGGGCTTCGTCGAGGGCGAGGAGCACTTCGACCCGACCCTCTACGGCATGGCCGCGACGTACGACAACGAGGGCAACTACATCTACCCGGAGGGCTTCGACCCGGAGACGGGCGAGTGGCTCGAGGGCTACGACAAGCAGCGCGAGACCTGGGAGAACCAGTACGCCGAGGCGCGTCAGCGTTGGGAGGCCCACACCAAGCAGGTGCAGACCTCCCGCGCCGCCGACGCCGAGGCCGCGGCCAACCCGGCCCCGCCCGCCAGCGCCACCACCACCTCGACCTCGTCGGCCCCGAGCCGTCAGGCCGAGGAGCCGGCCGGCACGCTGGCCACCGACGAGGCGCTCGCCGCGCTGCGGGAGAAGCTCGCCGGCGGCAAGTGA
- the coaE gene encoding dephospho-CoA kinase, protein MLKVGLTGGIGSGKSAVAARLAALGAVVVDSDRLAREVVAPGTEGLAEVVAAFSDRVLGPDGALDRAALGALVFGDETARRRLEAITHPRVRARAAALVAAAPADAVVVNDVPLLVEVGLAPTYHLVVVVQTAVPTRLARLSRDRGMAPAEAERRIAAQADDARRAAVADVLLTNDGALTDLHDAVDDLWRDRLLPYERNVRERRAVQAEPSTLTEPDPTWPAQYARLAARIHHAAGADVRVDHVGSTAVPGLTAPDVIDIQLTVSSLAEADGPLADRLAEAGFPRLPGEWRDAPRRPDRVHGAKRLHGGADPGRPVLLHLRVAGSAGWRYALLMRDHLRADPARRAAYLQVKRDLVAAAPDSAEHGTLTDPWFDEEPLRAEEWAAQTGWRP, encoded by the coding sequence ATGCTGAAGGTGGGGCTGACGGGCGGGATCGGATCCGGCAAGAGCGCGGTGGCGGCCCGCCTCGCCGCGCTCGGCGCGGTGGTCGTCGACTCGGACCGGCTCGCCCGCGAGGTGGTCGCGCCGGGCACCGAAGGGCTGGCCGAGGTGGTCGCCGCGTTCTCCGACCGGGTCCTCGGCCCGGACGGCGCGCTGGACCGGGCCGCCCTGGGCGCGCTGGTCTTCGGCGACGAGACCGCCCGCCGCCGGCTGGAGGCGATCACCCACCCCCGGGTCCGGGCGCGTGCCGCCGCGCTGGTCGCCGCCGCGCCCGCCGACGCGGTGGTGGTCAACGACGTGCCACTGCTGGTCGAGGTCGGGCTCGCGCCCACGTACCACCTGGTGGTGGTGGTGCAGACGGCGGTGCCGACCCGGCTGGCGCGGTTGTCCCGGGACCGGGGCATGGCTCCGGCCGAGGCCGAGCGGCGCATCGCCGCGCAGGCCGACGACGCCCGTCGGGCGGCGGTGGCGGACGTGCTGCTCACCAACGACGGCGCGTTGACCGACCTGCACGACGCGGTGGACGACCTCTGGCGGGACCGGTTGCTGCCCTACGAGCGCAACGTCCGCGAGCGGCGCGCCGTCCAGGCCGAGCCGTCGACGCTGACCGAGCCGGACCCGACCTGGCCCGCGCAGTACGCCCGACTGGCCGCGCGGATCCACCACGCGGCCGGTGCCGACGTCCGGGTCGACCACGTCGGCTCCACCGCGGTGCCGGGGCTGACCGCGCCGGACGTCATCGACATCCAGCTGACCGTCTCCTCGCTGGCCGAGGCGGATGGTCCGCTCGCCGACCGGCTGGCCGAGGCGGGCTTCCCCCGGCTGCCCGGCGAGTGGCGGGACGCGCCGCGCCGCCCCGATCGGGTGCACGGGGCGAAGCGGCTGCACGGCGGCGCGGACCCGGGCCGCCCGGTGCTGCTGCACCTGCGGGTGGCCGGCTCGGCCGGCTGGCGGTACGCGCTGCTGATGCGCGACCACCTCCGCGCGGACCCGGCGCGACGGGCCGCGTACCTCCAGGTCAAGCGGGACCTGGTGGCCGCCGCGCCGGACAGCGCGGAGCACGGCACGCTCACCGACCCCTGGTTCGACGAGGAGCCCCTGCGCGCCGAGGAATGGGCGGCGCA